The DNA sequence TCCTCTCCATATCCTTTTCCTTGTTCATTAATTTCACATATTTTTATTCCAAATTCAGACTTTTGATTTCTTGCATCATATTCATTGTAATTAATTTCCCCTATAGGCTTTAACCCTTGTTTTTTACAAATCATAAAACACTTTTTATCATTATATAAAGAGCCATTATTTATTTCTTTTAAAACTTTATCTTTTAAATAATTTAGACTTTGCAAAGTTCCAAATCCTAGACCTGAATCACCCATCATATTTTCATCATTCCACCACTTGTGTAAATATATTTCATCTCCAAGTTCAAATGGTCTTATGACTACGTACTTCCCTACAATCATAATAACTTACTCCTTTTTAAGCGTTTTAAATTTTTCTTTCATAATAAGACTCTTTAGAAATGCAATAAAATAAAGATTTAACTTCTTTATTATCTAACTGTCTTAAAATAGTTTTTTTACTTAGTTTATATTCAAACCCACATTTTTGAATAACTCTTTTTGAGTTATAATTAGACTCTGCATGTCCACACCATATCAAGTCTAAATTTAATTCATTAAATCCATATTCAATTATACAATTTATAGCTTCTGGCATTATACCTTTTCCCCAATACTTAGGGTTAAGCGCATAACCTAATTCTCTTTGCTTTAAATTAACTTTACTTTCATCTGGAGATTTTTCATGTACACCTATAGTTCCTATTAGTTTATTTTCAGACTTTAAAATAATCGCATATGTTTCATTATTTTCCATAAACATGTGTATAATATTTTTACTCTCATCTTCACTTTCATGTGGTTTCCAACCTGCATTAGGTCCAACTAATTCGCTCTTTGCATACTCAAATAAGTCTTTACTGTCACTTTCTCTAAATTTTCTAAGAAGTAATCTATCCGTTTCTAAATTTTTCATAATGTCCTCCTAATTTATTCTATTACTATAGTTATTCTTCATATAGCTTCTATATCCTACTTTTATAGACAAGTAGTAATTTAAACTTTTCATTTTACGAACTTTTTTATTTATTTACACATAAAAGTTCATATATTATAATAATTATTACGTATTTTAATGAATTTTAAAAATAGGAGGGGTTTCATTGCAAATATATAAGGGGAATATAATATTCACTAAGAATAAAAATAAATTTGAAGTTATAAAAAATGGTTTTATAGTGGTAAAAGATGGAAAGGTTATTAATGTGTATGATATTTTACCTGATAATTATAAAAATATCGACATAATAGATTATAAAGATAAACTAATAATACCAGGTATGAATGACTTACACGCTCATGCCTCACAATTTAGGAATATAGGAATGGCTATGAGTAAAGAATTGATTCCTTGGCTTAATAATTATACTTTTCCTGAAGAATCAAAGTATTCAAATTTAGATTATTCAAGTAAAATGTACAAAAAATTTGTTAAGGAAGTTTGGAAAAAAGGAACAACTAGAATAGCAGTTTTTGCTACTATCCATAAAGATTCCACATTACAACTTATGGATATTTTCGAAAAATCTGGTTTAGGTGCATTTGTTGGAAAAGTAAATATGAATATAAATTGTCTAGATGAATTATTAGAAGATACATATCAATCAATTATAGATACAGAAGAAATTTTAAAAAGATATTCATCTGAGAATAATTTAGTAAAACCTATAATAACTCCAAGGTTTATTCCTAGCTGTGATAGTGAATTATTAAGTGCTTTAGGAGAATTAGCATTTAAATACAGCATTCCTATTCAATCCCACCTTTCTGAAAATTTAGGTGAAATTAAATGGGTTAAAGAGCTTCAGCCAGAATCAAGGTTTTATGGAGATGCCTATAATAAATTTAATTTATTTGGCCAAACAAAAACATTAATGGCACATTGTGTATACTCAAGTGATGAAGAGTTAGATCTTATGAAAAAAAATAACGTTACCGCTGTACACTGCCCTTTCTCTAATTTAAATTTAGCCAGTGGCATAATGCCAATTAGAAGATTCTTAGATAAAGGAATATCAGTAGCTCTTGGATCTGATATTAGTGGGGGACATGAATTATCAATGTTTAAAGTTATTGTAAATACTATACAATCTTCTAAAGTTTGTTGGTTAAACTCTAATAAAGAATTTGATTTTTTAAATTTATCTGAAGCATTTTATTTAGCTACAAAAGGTGGAGGAAGTTTCTTTGGGAAAGTTGGAAGTTTTGAAAAAGATTATGATTTTGATGCATTGATTATAGATGATGAAAATCTTAATCATGATAACTATTCTTTAATGGAAAGATTGGAGAGATTTATATACCTTGGAGATGATAGAAATATAGTCCATAGGTACGTACGTGGTAATCTAATTGATGAACCTAATTTTTAAATTATAACATTTATTTACACTTTTAAAACTTAAGTTCTAGTAAATAATAATTTAAAGATATTATTTATCTAAACTTAAATAAAAGGAGTTTTATAATATGTCTAAGTTTACAGGAATAGTTAAATGGTTTGATAATGATAGAGGATACGGATTTATATCAGCTAATGATGGTAATGATGTATTTGTTCATCACTCAAACGTAAAAGAAAATGGTCATTGCAAAGATTTACATGAAGGAGAAGAAGTTACTTTTGATGTTATTGATGCACCTAAAGGTCCTTCAGCTATAAATGTCCATAAAAATTAAAAAAGAGCATACAGTAAACTTACTGTATGCTCTTTTTTTAATTTTTATGAATTTTACTTATAATATCATTTTTTATATTTTCTATTTTATTCTTAGTATCGTTTATATCTGTACTAATTTTATCTTTTTTATTATCTAATTTACTGTCTAAATTTTCTACCTTATCTTTTGTATATTCTGAACTTTTTTCTAAATTATTAACTTTATCATCTACTTTATCTTTTACATTTTCAGCTTTATTTTTCACTTCATTAATTTTATGTGATGCTGAGTTAACTTTATCTGATACATTGTTAAGTTTTCCATCTACTTTATTTTTTGTAGAGTTTAAATCATTATTAGCATTGTCTACTTTATTGTTAATATCTTTAACTTTAGAATCTAGATTACCCGTTAAATTACCAGCTGAGTTAAGAGCCTTATTTACATCATTTAATGTAGATTTTGCTGAATCAATTTTTTCAGTAAAATTATTTGTAAAATCACTTAACGATTTAACATGAGAATCAGTATCTATTTCATCAAACTTTTCTCTTATTTTTTTACCAATATCAAGATTTATACTTGATTCTTTCTCCTTAGACTTTTCTTCTTTTTTATCTTTTATATTATCACTTGAACAACCAGTCAAAATTATAGTTGAAATTAATGTTGTTATTAAAATTATTTTCTTTTTCATATTTCCTCCTCTTTACTTAGATTTCTAACCTTTTTATTGTTTTATTATTTTACTACATTTTTTTGTTTTTGTATACAATAAAATTTATTTTTATTTATAAAAAAGAGAGCCTTTTTACTGGCTCTCTAAAAATCTTTTAATTATCTTAATATATTTTTCCTGGATTTAATATGTTTTTATTATCAAATGCTATTTTTATATTTTTTATTAAATCCATATATGCATGACTTTGAGATTCATGTAAATATCCTTTTTTAGCATATCCAATTCCATGCTCTCCTGATACTTTACCATTAAGTTCTCTAGATTTTTCATACATTCTTTCAAAGGCTTCAGTTAGTTTTTTATCCCATTGCAATTTATCTAAATCATCTTTTAATACATATATATGAAGATTTCCATCTCCTGCATGTCCAAAACTTTTAATTCTTATATTAAGTTCTTCTTGTAAGTCATTTGTAAATCTTATAAATTCAGCTACCTTATCTCTTGGTACAACAACATCACACTCGTCTATTTCTGTTGTAGATGCTTTTATAGCTTCAAGAAATGCTCCTCTTGCTGACCAAATTGACTCATTTCTTTCTTGAGTATCTGAAATAAATACATCATAAGCTCCACATTCTAAGCAAAGTTTTGCAACTTTATCATACTCTTTTTCTATATCTTCTTTACTGTTTCCATCAAATTTTAACAGTAAATATGCGTCAGAAGTATTATCTGGGAATTTTTTACCTAAAAATTCTTCAGATGCAAGTATTACATCTCTTTCCATAAACTCTATAGCAGTTGGAATAGATTTAGATTTTATAATTTTAGGAACTGTTTCAATTGCAGTTGCTAAATCTGGAAATGGAACAAGTAAACTTATATCTTTTTTAGGTAATGGAAGTAATTTTAATATAGCCTTAGTTACAATACCAAGAGTTCCTTCTGAACCTACCATTAAATCTTTTATACTATATCCAGAACTATTTTTTACAACTTTTCCTCCAACATTTATAATTTCACCATTTGGAAGTACGACTTCTAATCCTCTAACATAATCTCTTGTAACTCCATATTTTACTGCTCTCATTCCACCTGCATTAGTATTTATATTTCCACCTATTGTGGCACTTTTTTCTCCTGGATCTGGTGGGTAAAATAAGTCCTTTTCAGATACATATTGTCCTATAGTCATAAGTAAAACTCCAGGTTCTACTGTTAAAGTTAAATTTTCTTCATCTAACTCTAATATGTTATTCATTTGGCTTAAGTTTATCATTATTCCACCATAAATAGCTACAGCAGCTCCTACTAATCCTGTTCCTTGCCCCCTAGGAGTTACTGGTATATTATATTCATAAGCATATTTCATGATTTTAGAAACTTCCTCTGTACTATGTACATTTACTAATACTTCTGGATATTTTTCAATTCCTCCCAGTTCATCATGTGAGTAGTCTTCATTTATATTTTCTCCTACTAAAACATTTTCCTCTCCACATAGGTTTATTAAAAATTCAATATCTGTATTATCTATTTTTTTATACATAACGATTTCCCCCAATCCTTATTGTGCTGTAATTGCAACTTTTTCTAATAAATTATCTTTACTTAATTTTTCCAACTCTATGTCTTTAATAAGTTTAGGTATTACATCGTAAATATCTCCTATAATAGCGTAATGAGCTGTATCAAATATTGGAGCTTTTTCATCCTTATTTATAGATATTATGCAATCAGACCCATTCATACCTGCTACAAATTGTATCGCTCCTGATACTCCACAAGTAATTATTAACTTAGGTTTTACAGTTCTACCACTTAATCCAATTTGTTTTTTTGCATCTATCCATCCATCTTCAACTAGTGGTCTAGTCCCAGCTACCTGTCCTCCTAATAAACTTGCTAGCTTATATAACATATCCATATCTTCTTTTTTCTTTAATGCTCTACTTCCAACTATAATAACTTCTGCATCTTCTATTCCAACTTCTTTATCTTTTTCATTTATTTTTAAAACATCTATTTTAGATTTTAATTTTTCTTCATCTATTAAGCACATAGTTATTTTTCCAGATGGATTTTCAATTTTTTCTGGAGCGTTAAATATTTTATATCTAACAGTTGCAAATTGTGGTCTGTGATTTGGTGTGTGTATATGAGCCATTATATTCCCACCAAATGCAGGTCTTATTTGATCTAAATCAGTATTTTCTTGAACATCTAATATTGTACAATCAGCAGTAAGACCTGTTTTAAATCTGGCAGCTAGTCTTGGCGCTAAGCTTCTTCCAAGTGTAGTTCCTCCAAATAATACAATAGTTGGTTTTACTTTTTCTATAAAATCTTCTACACATGCTGTGTATGGTTCTATTCTAAATTCTTCTAATTCATTATTGTCATATACAAATACTTCATCTACTCCATAAGATAATAATTCATCTGCTCTATTATTTATGTTACTACCAACAAATACACAATAGACTGGTTGATTTATTTTTTTAGCCATTTCTTTAGCTTTTCCTATTAATTCAAATGTAACAGGATGTATATCCCCTTCATGGTGATCAACGTAAACAGCTATTCCTCTCCATTTATCTTTATCTATTTTTTTAACTTCATCTTCTACAAATTCAAATACACCTTTAGGTCCTGTCTTGACACAAAGTTTGCACATTTTACATCCAGCACCTATTTCTAATTTCCCATTGTTAAGTTCTATAGCCCCAAAAGGACATATGTCTAATATTTTTTGAATATCCTTAGCTTTATCTTGATTTATAACTATCTTAGCCACTTTAAATCCCCCCTATATTAATTTTAAGTCTTTGATTTTATTTAATAATTTAGATGATATTTCTTCACCTGACCACACTTCTTTTTCTATATCTGAAGTTGGTGGGAATATCTTAAGAACTTGAGTTGGTGATCCATTAAGCCCATAATGTTTTTCATCTTTGTCTTCAAAGTCCTTTAGGCTAATCATTGGTATTTCTTTGTCTTTAGTTTCTAATTTTAATCTAAAAGAAGGTAATCTAGGTTGGAAAATTTCTTTTTCTACAGTTATTAAACAAGGAAATTCAACTTCACAAATTTCACGTGTATTAGGCATATCTACTTCCACTACTATGCTCTTTTCTTTTGTTTCTATTAATTTTGTTACATTAGTAACATGTGGTATGTTTAAAAATTCTGCTATCTCTGGGCCAACCTGAGCTGTATCTCCATCAGTAGTTTGCTTTCCACAAATAATTAAGTCAGTATCTCCAAATTTTCTAATTGCTTGTGAAATTGTATATGAAGTTGCTAAAACATCTGCCCCAGCAAATTTTCTATCACTTACTAAAGCACCTTCATCTGCACCCATCATAAATGCTTCCTGAATAATTTGTTTTGCTTGTGGAGGTCCCATACTTAATACTTTTACTTTCGCTCCATTTTCCTCTTTTATTTTTAAAGCAGTTTCTAATGCATATAAATCATATGGATTCATCTTAGAATCTACTCCATCTCTTTTTAAAACTCCTGTTTTCTCATCTACCTCTACTTCTGATGTTCCTGGAACTTGTTTTATACATACTAAAATTTCCATGTCATTTCCCCCTTTACTTTACTATTACTGATACTCCATCAGGTATAACTGCTACTTTAGCATCTTTACCTTTTATGTCAAAAGCCATTTGTAAAGCTTCTTCAAAACTACTTGCATGTTTCATATGCATGTTTTTAATCATTTGTGGATCGCATAAATCAGTTACCATAATTACAGTAAACTTTTCTAAAATTCTTGCTAGTATTTGAAATTCCCACTGATCTGGAATTGTTTCACTCTTTGGAATTTTTCTTACTTTTTCTAAAATTTCAGTTGGTGATGATGCACTTGCTACACTATCATAAAATGATTGACCTCCATGTCCATCATTACAAGCTGACACCATTATTATAACTCCATTTTCCTTACATGTAGCTTCTGCCGCTGTCATACCTTTTACAGTTTGATATATATTTTGGTCTAGTGGATATCCTCCATTTGTACTAACTACAATATCCGCATCTACAGAATCTACTTTAGATAATTTTGTTACAAATTCACATCCTGCTTCATGTGCCTTTTCTAAATTTCCTGCAAATGCACCTATAACTTTCTTATCTTTATCTATTGCAACATTTAATATAAATGCTAAATTAACACTTTTTGCTGCTTGTAACATGTCTTCATGAATTGGATTATTTTTAAGATTTCCCGTCCTAGCATAAGGACTGTCAATAAATTCCGAACAGTGATTATACATTATAGTTTTCACTGATGCCACCCCAGGAAGTACACTTTTTCTTCCTCCAGAAAATCCTGCAAAAAAATGTGGTTCTATAAATCCTTCAGCTATTAATAAATCTGTTTCCATTATAGCTTTATTTACAATCAAGTCACCACCTGATGGGAGTTTCCCTACTTTCACCATAGATTCCTCATCATTTGCAAAGTGCATTATTATATTTTCTTTATCTACTATTTCTTTGCCCATTTTATATATAAGTTCTTCTCTCGTACTAGGTCTATGGCATCCAGTTGATATTATTATTTTTATATCTATATCAGGATTTGAGTTTCTTATTTTATTTAATATTATAGGCAAGGTTATTCTACTTGGTACAGGTCTTGTGTGATCACTTGTAATTATGACTACATCCTTTTTATCTTTTACTAATTCTTCTAATGTTTCACTTTCTATTGGATTTTCTAAAGCTTTTTTAACTATTTCACTTTCACTAAGTGTAGTTTTAAAGTCATGGGCTTTAGATTGTAAAACCTTTATCATGTTTTTGTCTGGTATATTTACATACATACCAGATTTTGAGTAAGGTAACTTAATCTCCATCTGTGTCCCTCCTATTGAACTGATACGCTTTAGATAAACCCCTTTTCCAGAATCGTTTTCCTAAAGCTTGTTTAATTGTAGTTTTTAATGAATTGGTATGCATATCCTAAATGTAAAATTTCAAGCAACAAACTAATTGGTATTATGGTCTTACCAGTTTGTAATTTTATGATAGTAAACTTTATGACAATAA is a window from the Paraclostridium sordellii genome containing:
- a CDS encoding GNAT family N-acetyltransferase — its product is MKNLETDRLLLRKFRESDSKDLFEYAKSELVGPNAGWKPHESEDESKNIIHMFMENNETYAIILKSENKLIGTIGVHEKSPDESKVNLKQRELGYALNPKYWGKGIMPEAINCIIEYGFNELNLDLIWCGHAESNYNSKRVIQKCGFEYKLSKKTILRQLDNKEVKSLFYCISKESYYERKI
- a CDS encoding amidohydrolase family protein, giving the protein MQIYKGNIIFTKNKNKFEVIKNGFIVVKDGKVINVYDILPDNYKNIDIIDYKDKLIIPGMNDLHAHASQFRNIGMAMSKELIPWLNNYTFPEESKYSNLDYSSKMYKKFVKEVWKKGTTRIAVFATIHKDSTLQLMDIFEKSGLGAFVGKVNMNINCLDELLEDTYQSIIDTEEILKRYSSENNLVKPIITPRFIPSCDSELLSALGELAFKYSIPIQSHLSENLGEIKWVKELQPESRFYGDAYNKFNLFGQTKTLMAHCVYSSDEELDLMKKNNVTAVHCPFSNLNLASGIMPIRRFLDKGISVALGSDISGGHELSMFKVIVNTIQSSKVCWLNSNKEFDFLNLSEAFYLATKGGGSFFGKVGSFEKDYDFDALIIDDENLNHDNYSLMERLERFIYLGDDRNIVHRYVRGNLIDEPNF
- a CDS encoding cold-shock protein; translated protein: MSKFTGIVKWFDNDRGYGFISANDGNDVFVHHSNVKENGHCKDLHEGEEVTFDVIDAPKGPSAINVHKN
- a CDS encoding T7SS effector LXG polymorphic toxin, whose translation is MKKKIILITTLISTIILTGCSSDNIKDKKEEKSKEKESSINLDIGKKIREKFDEIDTDSHVKSLSDFTNNFTEKIDSAKSTLNDVNKALNSAGNLTGNLDSKVKDINNKVDNANNDLNSTKNKVDGKLNNVSDKVNSASHKINEVKNKAENVKDKVDDKVNNLEKSSEYTKDKVENLDSKLDNKKDKISTDINDTKNKIENIKNDIISKIHKN
- a CDS encoding FAD-binding oxidoreductase, with the protein product MYKKIDNTDIEFLINLCGEENVLVGENINEDYSHDELGGIEKYPEVLVNVHSTEEVSKIMKYAYEYNIPVTPRGQGTGLVGAAVAIYGGIMINLSQMNNILELDEENLTLTVEPGVLLMTIGQYVSEKDLFYPPDPGEKSATIGGNINTNAGGMRAVKYGVTRDYVRGLEVVLPNGEIINVGGKVVKNSSGYSIKDLMVGSEGTLGIVTKAILKLLPLPKKDISLLVPFPDLATAIETVPKIIKSKSIPTAIEFMERDVILASEEFLGKKFPDNTSDAYLLLKFDGNSKEDIEKEYDKVAKLCLECGAYDVFISDTQERNESIWSARGAFLEAIKASTTEIDECDVVVPRDKVAEFIRFTNDLQEELNIRIKSFGHAGDGNLHIYVLKDDLDKLQWDKKLTEAFERMYEKSRELNGKVSGEHGIGYAKKGYLHESQSHAYMDLIKNIKIAFDNKNILNPGKIY
- a CDS encoding electron transfer flavoprotein subunit alpha/FixB family protein, with amino-acid sequence MAKIVINQDKAKDIQKILDICPFGAIELNNGKLEIGAGCKMCKLCVKTGPKGVFEFVEDEVKKIDKDKWRGIAVYVDHHEGDIHPVTFELIGKAKEMAKKINQPVYCVFVGSNINNRADELLSYGVDEVFVYDNNELEEFRIEPYTACVEDFIEKVKPTIVLFGGTTLGRSLAPRLAARFKTGLTADCTILDVQENTDLDQIRPAFGGNIMAHIHTPNHRPQFATVRYKIFNAPEKIENPSGKITMCLIDEEKLKSKIDVLKINEKDKEVGIEDAEVIIVGSRALKKKEDMDMLYKLASLLGGQVAGTRPLVEDGWIDAKKQIGLSGRTVKPKLIITCGVSGAIQFVAGMNGSDCIISINKDEKAPIFDTAHYAIIGDIYDVIPKLIKDIELEKLSKDNLLEKVAITAQ
- a CDS encoding electron transfer flavoprotein subunit beta/FixA family protein, whose protein sequence is MEILVCIKQVPGTSEVEVDEKTGVLKRDGVDSKMNPYDLYALETALKIKEENGAKVKVLSMGPPQAKQIIQEAFMMGADEGALVSDRKFAGADVLATSYTISQAIRKFGDTDLIICGKQTTDGDTAQVGPEIAEFLNIPHVTNVTKLIETKEKSIVVEVDMPNTREICEVEFPCLITVEKEIFQPRLPSFRLKLETKDKEIPMISLKDFEDKDEKHYGLNGSPTQVLKIFPPTSDIEKEVWSGEEISSKLLNKIKDLKLI
- the larA gene encoding nickel-dependent lactate racemase; amino-acid sequence: MEIKLPYSKSGMYVNIPDKNMIKVLQSKAHDFKTTLSESEIVKKALENPIESETLEELVKDKKDVVIITSDHTRPVPSRITLPIILNKIRNSNPDIDIKIIISTGCHRPSTREELIYKMGKEIVDKENIIMHFANDEESMVKVGKLPSGGDLIVNKAIMETDLLIAEGFIEPHFFAGFSGGRKSVLPGVASVKTIMYNHCSEFIDSPYARTGNLKNNPIHEDMLQAAKSVNLAFILNVAIDKDKKVIGAFAGNLEKAHEAGCEFVTKLSKVDSVDADIVVSTNGGYPLDQNIYQTVKGMTAAEATCKENGVIIMVSACNDGHGGQSFYDSVASASSPTEILEKVRKIPKSETIPDQWEFQILARILEKFTVIMVTDLCDPQMIKNMHMKHASSFEEALQMAFDIKGKDAKVAVIPDGVSVIVK